A DNA window from Haloactinospora alba contains the following coding sequences:
- a CDS encoding DEDD exonuclease domain-containing protein, producing MTQSQPHVQTSLYDLGTPLSHVTFVVVDLETTGTRPREAGITEIGAVKVRGGEVLGEFTTLTNPRTPVSPNVTMLTGITNAMVASAPPLETVLPEFLEFAELDGDTVLVAHNAPFDVRFLTAACAEHNHRWPRPTVVDTLRIARHTLPRHEVSNHKLTTLASFFGVTEQPVHRALEDARATVGVLHGLFERLGPLGIDTLEELRRFGPKPTQAQRSKRHLARDVPHGPGVYVFVDAAGDTLYVGKSSDVRTRVRSYFTAGETRGRIREMIPRVERVVPIPCATALEADVRELRLIAERKPPYNRRSRAPERTAWLTLTEEERPRLTIVRTSQNDGGPCIGPFSSTREAESVRDMLHPVLRLRRSACQAAREEPEDYATRAAAAREALFTDPAPVVETLFARISELSADLRFEEAATARDQLSAFLSAAARTQRLAALARIPHLVVARPAASGWETHVVRHGRLAGSGVLEPGRDPQAFTDSLVRTAETVPPGVGPVPRASAAETERVLAWLDAPDLRIVEIEGFWTCPVTSAERYRDLTDWRHGGHPTQ from the coding sequence GTGACGCAGTCGCAACCTCACGTCCAAACCTCTCTTTACGACCTCGGCACGCCGCTTTCGCACGTCACCTTCGTCGTGGTGGACCTGGAGACCACCGGCACCCGCCCGCGGGAGGCGGGGATCACCGAGATCGGTGCGGTGAAGGTACGGGGCGGGGAGGTCCTGGGGGAGTTCACCACACTCACCAACCCGCGTACCCCTGTATCCCCGAACGTCACCATGCTCACCGGAATCACCAACGCCATGGTGGCCTCCGCCCCTCCCCTGGAGACGGTGCTTCCCGAGTTCCTGGAGTTCGCGGAGCTGGACGGGGACACGGTGCTGGTGGCCCACAACGCCCCGTTCGACGTGCGGTTCCTCACCGCCGCCTGTGCCGAGCACAACCATCGCTGGCCCCGCCCCACCGTGGTGGACACGTTGCGGATCGCGCGCCACACCCTCCCCCGGCACGAGGTCAGCAACCACAAGCTCACGACGCTCGCCTCGTTCTTCGGCGTGACGGAACAGCCCGTCCACCGCGCGCTGGAGGACGCGCGCGCCACGGTCGGGGTACTGCACGGGCTGTTCGAACGTCTGGGGCCGTTGGGGATCGACACACTGGAAGAGCTGCGCCGGTTCGGCCCCAAACCGACCCAGGCGCAGCGGAGCAAGCGCCACCTCGCCCGGGACGTCCCGCACGGCCCCGGGGTCTACGTCTTCGTCGACGCCGCGGGAGACACCCTGTACGTGGGCAAGAGCTCGGACGTGCGCACCCGTGTGCGGTCCTACTTCACCGCCGGGGAGACCCGGGGCCGGATCCGCGAGATGATCCCCCGCGTCGAGAGGGTCGTCCCGATCCCCTGCGCCACGGCGCTGGAGGCTGACGTGCGGGAGCTGCGTCTCATCGCCGAACGCAAACCGCCCTACAACCGCCGCTCCCGCGCGCCGGAACGGACAGCGTGGCTCACGCTGACGGAGGAGGAGCGCCCCCGGCTGACGATCGTGCGGACGTCCCAGAACGACGGCGGTCCGTGCATCGGGCCGTTCAGCTCCACACGCGAGGCGGAAAGCGTCCGGGATATGCTGCACCCCGTTCTCCGCCTGCGACGCAGCGCCTGCCAGGCCGCCCGCGAGGAACCGGAGGACTACGCGACGCGTGCCGCGGCCGCGCGCGAGGCACTGTTCACCGACCCTGCTCCGGTGGTCGAGACCCTGTTCGCCCGCATCTCGGAGCTCTCCGCCGACCTCCGCTTCGAGGAGGCTGCCACCGCACGCGACCAGCTCAGCGCCTTCCTCTCGGCGGCCGCCCGGACACAACGGCTGGCGGCGCTCGCCCGGATCCCCCACCTGGTCGTGGCACGTCCCGCGGCATCGGGCTGGGAGACACACGTCGTCCGCCACGGCCGCCTGGCGGGCAGTGGCGTACTGGAACCGGGGCGCGATCCGCAGGCGTTCACTGACTCCCTGGTACGTACCGCGGAGACGGTGCCGCCCGGCGTCGGCCCGGTCCCGCGCGCCAGCGCCGCGGAGACGGAACGGGTACTGGCGTGGCTGGACGCCCCGGACCTGCGGATCGTGGAGATCGAGGGATTCTGGACGTGCCCTGTCACCAGCGCGGAGAGATACCGCGACCTGACAGACTGGCGGCATGGCGGGCATCCCACTCAGTGA
- a CDS encoding rhomboid family intramembrane serine protease, with translation MAGIPLSDDYPVRRVPAVSYLLITANVLVYLLSPLSLLATWYGVDLQVRACALESYLLRWAVIPTELLAGEQLSAVSSCPGSDVTKVVWLSPATAMFLHGDVVHLLSNMVYLFVFGPVVEDRLGRTRYAVLYAASGVLATYAFAFTQPGSASPMLGASGAISGVLGAYLAVQFRSRVTTLIFFVLPIRLPGWVLVLSYFVLQYFLYISVALFPGAEDSGVAYAAHVYGFIAGLLGGAVIYRIRWRSGRRLSDVH, from the coding sequence ATGGCGGGCATCCCACTCAGTGACGACTACCCGGTACGACGGGTTCCGGCGGTCAGCTACCTGCTCATCACCGCGAACGTTCTCGTCTACCTTCTCTCGCCGTTGTCGTTATTGGCGACCTGGTACGGGGTCGACCTGCAGGTACGGGCGTGTGCGCTGGAAAGCTACCTGTTGCGGTGGGCGGTCATTCCCACTGAGCTCCTGGCCGGGGAACAGCTGTCCGCCGTCTCCTCCTGCCCGGGCTCCGACGTCACCAAGGTGGTGTGGCTCTCCCCCGCCACCGCCATGTTCCTGCACGGCGACGTCGTCCACCTGCTGAGCAACATGGTGTACCTGTTCGTGTTCGGTCCCGTGGTCGAGGACCGGCTGGGACGAACACGCTACGCCGTTCTCTACGCGGCTTCGGGGGTTCTGGCGACGTACGCCTTCGCCTTCACACAGCCCGGCTCCGCGTCCCCGATGCTGGGGGCCTCCGGCGCGATCTCCGGCGTGCTCGGGGCCTATCTCGCCGTGCAGTTCCGCAGCCGCGTCACCACACTGATCTTCTTCGTGCTGCCAATCCGTCTGCCGGGGTGGGTACTGGTGCTCAGCTACTTCGTGCTCCAGTACTTCCTGTACATCAGTGTCGCGCTCTTTCCCGGAGCCGAGGATTCGGGTGTAGCCTACGCCGCGCACGTGTACGGCTTCATCGCCGGTCTGCTCGGCGGAGCCGTCATCTACCGCATACGCTGGCGGTCCGGCAGGCGCCTGTCCGACGTGCACTAG
- a CDS encoding Lrp/AsnC family transcriptional regulator, protein MITAIVMIKTDVDRISEVAETVADIDGVSEVYSVTGDVDLIAIVRVAGHEELAEVIPGRVNKTTGVRSSDTHIAFHTYSQHDLDAAFSLGT, encoded by the coding sequence GTGATCACTGCCATCGTCATGATCAAGACCGACGTCGACCGTATCTCGGAGGTGGCGGAGACCGTCGCCGACATCGACGGCGTCAGCGAGGTGTACTCCGTGACAGGAGACGTCGACCTGATCGCGATAGTTCGGGTGGCCGGACACGAGGAACTCGCCGAGGTCATCCCGGGCCGGGTGAACAAGACCACCGGGGTGCGCTCCTCCGACACGCACATCGCGTTCCACACGTACTCCCAGCACGACCTGGACGCGGCGTTCTCCCTGGGGACATAG
- the trpD gene encoding anthranilate phosphoribosyltransferase — MRPQDRTWPELITSLLDGVSLSAADTEWAMREIMTGSVSDAQIAGFAIALRAKGASVAEVTGLSQGMLDHAVRLDVPGRTVDIVGTGGDRAHTVNISTMAAIVAAAAGCQVVKHGNRAASSSCGTADVLERLGVVIDLPPEQTRQVAETTGITFCFAPLFHPSLRYAAKPRRELGVPTVFNFLGPLTNPARPTAGAVGVFDREMCETIAGVFAQRNASALVFRGDDGLDELTTTTTSRVWRVCGGEIQEREFDPADLGIERCDPEALRGGDVEFNAGVLRAVLSGERGPVREAVLLNAAATIAAADEDQNGSAGLVELLRSGYERAASAVDSGAATATLEDWIAASQQFAKRAGV; from the coding sequence GTGAGACCACAAGACCGGACCTGGCCCGAACTGATCACGTCCCTGCTGGACGGTGTGTCGCTGTCGGCGGCGGACACGGAATGGGCCATGCGCGAGATCATGACAGGGTCCGTGTCCGACGCCCAGATCGCCGGGTTCGCCATCGCGCTGCGTGCGAAGGGCGCCAGCGTCGCGGAGGTCACCGGCCTGTCCCAGGGCATGCTGGACCACGCCGTGCGGCTCGATGTCCCGGGGCGCACGGTGGACATCGTGGGCACCGGCGGGGACCGGGCGCACACCGTCAACATCTCGACGATGGCCGCCATCGTCGCTGCCGCGGCGGGCTGCCAGGTCGTCAAACACGGCAACCGTGCGGCCTCCTCCTCCTGCGGAACGGCTGACGTCCTGGAGCGGCTCGGCGTTGTCATCGACCTCCCTCCGGAGCAGACGCGGCAGGTGGCCGAGACGACCGGAATCACGTTCTGTTTCGCGCCGCTCTTCCACCCCTCGCTGCGGTACGCGGCCAAACCGCGTCGCGAACTCGGGGTGCCCACGGTCTTCAACTTCCTCGGGCCGCTGACGAACCCCGCGCGTCCGACAGCCGGAGCCGTCGGGGTTTTCGACCGGGAGATGTGCGAGACCATCGCGGGAGTGTTCGCCCAACGGAACGCCTCCGCGCTGGTGTTCCGCGGTGACGACGGGTTGGACGAGCTGACCACGACCACCACGTCCCGGGTCTGGCGCGTCTGCGGGGGCGAGATCCAGGAACGGGAGTTCGACCCCGCAGACCTCGGAATCGAGCGTTGCGACCCGGAGGCGCTGCGTGGCGGGGACGTCGAGTTCAACGCCGGTGTCCTGCGCGCGGTGCTTTCCGGCGAGCGGGGCCCGGTTCGGGAGGCCGTGCTACTGAACGCGGCCGCGACGATCGCGGCCGCCGACGAGGACCAGAACGGTTCCGCGGGCCTCGTCGAGCTGCTGCGTTCGGGATACGAGAGGGCGGCATCCGCCGTGGACAGCGGCGCGGCGACGGCGACACTGGAGGACTGGATCGCCGCCAGCCAGCAGTTCGCCAAGCGCGCGGGCGTGTGA
- a CDS encoding response regulator transcription factor produces the protein MRILIYSDKPAVREQVRLAIGRRPAADVPKVEFLECATAPAVHKRLHDPDTAVDVAIFDGESAPAGGMGVCREVKDEVFRCPPVLLLIGRRDDGWLATWSRADRVVSHPIDPVALAEALAELMRGRAAELSAQQN, from the coding sequence ATGCGCATTCTCATTTACAGCGACAAGCCGGCTGTGCGCGAGCAGGTGCGTCTCGCCATCGGGCGCAGGCCCGCCGCTGACGTCCCCAAGGTCGAGTTCCTGGAGTGCGCCACCGCTCCCGCCGTGCACAAGCGACTGCACGACCCGGACACCGCTGTCGACGTCGCCATTTTCGACGGCGAGTCCGCCCCGGCAGGAGGCATGGGCGTCTGCCGGGAGGTCAAGGACGAGGTGTTCCGGTGCCCGCCGGTGCTGTTGCTCATCGGTAGGCGGGACGACGGGTGGCTCGCCACGTGGTCACGCGCGGACAGGGTCGTCAGCCACCCCATAGACCCGGTGGCGTTGGCCGAGGCGCTGGCGGAGCTCATGCGTGGCCGTGCCGCCGAGCTCTCCGCGCAGCAGAACTGA
- the ctaE gene encoding aa3-type cytochrome oxidase subunit III, with translation MHGAAKRPDLVSVGTIVWLSNELMFFAALFAMYFTIRSVTVGDPELGPWPATDLNVGYALVFTIILVASSFTAQAGVWAAERGDVGKLRMWFIISFLMGLVFVLGQANEYRELVHEGLTLQSSAYGSMFYLTTGFHGLHVIGGLIAFLLMLGRTYAAKRFTHQQATSAIVVSYYWHFVDVVWVALFASIYFIQ, from the coding sequence GTGCATGGTGCGGCCAAACGACCTGACCTGGTGAGCGTTGGCACCATCGTGTGGTTGTCCAACGAACTCATGTTCTTTGCGGCGCTGTTCGCGATGTACTTCACCATCCGATCAGTGACGGTGGGAGACCCCGAGCTGGGACCGTGGCCGGCCACCGACTTGAACGTCGGCTACGCCCTGGTCTTCACCATCATCCTCGTGGCCTCCAGCTTCACTGCGCAGGCGGGTGTTTGGGCCGCCGAGCGCGGTGACGTGGGCAAGCTCCGGATGTGGTTCATCATCTCGTTCCTGATGGGCCTGGTCTTCGTACTCGGGCAGGCGAACGAGTACCGCGAACTCGTGCACGAGGGGCTGACTCTGCAGTCCAGCGCCTACGGCTCGATGTTCTACCTCACCACGGGCTTCCACGGCCTCCACGTCATCGGTGGTCTCATCGCGTTCCTGCTCATGCTGGGACGGACGTACGCCGCGAAGCGCTTCACCCACCAACAGGCCACCAGTGCCATCGTCGTGTCCTACTACTGGCACTTCGTGGACGTGGTCTGGGTCGCTTTGTTCGCATCCATCTACTTCATCCAGTAA
- the qcrC gene encoding cytochrome bc1 complex diheme cytochrome c subunit, translated as MKWINARRRHPLAGYVVVLIALAFFGAGYAFLAPDPGTAEAQTLAAESTSDDREQPDVARGKEIYNKSCASCHGTDFSGTDDAPALTDVGGAAIDFQVSTGRMPSTDPDTQMPRKAPVFSQEEINDLIAYYKQEGGSGPEVPQGVPGSAPQRADFSDEEEYEAAKEEYDEAKESYVSGAEDTESGMKLYLTNCAHCHSWSGGGGALTGGNYAPEIHEASPRQLYEAMITGPSQMPVFNDASITPDEKQDLIAYVKELQAEPDAGGVFALNRVGQVAEGFIGWTVGLSLIVACAIWITAKQRAHD; from the coding sequence GTGAAATGGATTAACGCGCGGCGGCGGCATCCCCTAGCGGGGTATGTCGTCGTCCTCATCGCGCTCGCGTTCTTCGGGGCGGGCTACGCCTTCCTGGCCCCCGACCCGGGAACCGCGGAAGCGCAGACTCTTGCCGCGGAAAGCACGAGCGACGACCGGGAACAGCCCGACGTCGCCAGGGGCAAGGAGATCTACAACAAGAGCTGTGCGAGCTGCCACGGAACCGACTTCTCCGGTACCGACGACGCCCCTGCGCTCACCGATGTTGGCGGCGCCGCGATCGACTTCCAGGTAAGCACCGGGCGTATGCCCTCGACCGACCCCGACACGCAGATGCCGCGCAAGGCCCCGGTGTTCTCCCAGGAAGAGATCAACGACCTGATCGCCTACTACAAGCAGGAAGGCGGCAGCGGGCCGGAGGTACCCCAGGGGGTTCCCGGCAGTGCTCCCCAACGCGCCGACTTCTCCGACGAGGAGGAGTACGAGGCCGCCAAGGAGGAGTACGACGAGGCCAAGGAGAGCTACGTCTCCGGTGCGGAGGACACCGAGTCGGGGATGAAGCTGTACCTGACCAACTGCGCGCACTGCCACAGCTGGTCGGGTGGCGGCGGTGCCCTCACCGGCGGCAACTACGCGCCGGAGATCCACGAGGCCTCGCCGCGCCAGCTCTACGAGGCGATGATCACTGGCCCCAGCCAAATGCCCGTGTTCAACGACGCGAGTATCACACCGGATGAGAAACAGGATCTGATCGCCTATGTGAAGGAGCTGCAGGCCGAGCCGGACGCGGGTGGTGTCTTCGCCCTGAACCGGGTCGGTCAGGTCGCCGAGGGCTTCATCGGCTGGACCGTCGGCCTCAGCCTGATCGTGGCGTGCGCGATCTGGATCACCGCGAAGCAGCGAGCCCATGACTGA
- the qcrA gene encoding cytochrome bc1 complex Rieske iron-sulfur subunit, giving the protein MTDNNTNHDNGGAEDRDRVIGTPSSADDDAIIAAEEDQHPEHEGAYPAEETQKHSEEVQRRGEKVAALWFVLAFLAGIGFFVAYFAFPPNAEGEPAIANPQTGQYSNMALGGTLTVALFAIGAGMTVWARKVMPHYEVSSPYDELPSPAEEKSSFGDFFMKGANESGLTKRPLMRRTMLAAMLPLGLAPLVLLRDTGPLPGDKLKHTMWRKGMRMVVEGGTGEGDDQWIRAEDLANEPGGMITALPYAEPTEEHPEGLSLDEKAKAVVLLIRMPQDSWGERMKEENGKRLDWTQDGIVAYSKICTHVGCPAALYERDTHRILCPCHQSTFDAANAAEVVFGPAHRPLPQLPLSVDDEGYLVADGDFDTAVGPTFWDAERGE; this is encoded by the coding sequence ATGACTGATAACAACACCAACCACGACAATGGAGGTGCCGAGGACCGCGACCGGGTCATCGGCACCCCGTCGTCCGCTGATGACGACGCGATCATCGCCGCCGAGGAGGATCAGCACCCCGAGCACGAGGGGGCGTATCCGGCCGAGGAGACGCAGAAGCACTCGGAGGAGGTGCAGCGTCGCGGCGAGAAGGTGGCCGCACTGTGGTTCGTCCTCGCGTTCCTCGCCGGGATCGGATTCTTCGTGGCTTATTTCGCCTTCCCGCCGAACGCGGAGGGGGAACCGGCCATCGCCAACCCCCAGACCGGCCAGTACTCCAACATGGCGTTGGGGGGGACTCTCACCGTCGCACTGTTCGCGATCGGGGCCGGCATGACCGTGTGGGCACGCAAGGTCATGCCGCACTACGAGGTCTCCTCACCGTACGACGAGCTTCCCTCGCCCGCCGAGGAGAAGAGTTCGTTCGGTGACTTCTTCATGAAGGGCGCGAACGAGAGCGGACTGACCAAGCGCCCCCTCATGCGCCGTACGATGCTGGCCGCGATGCTGCCGTTGGGGCTGGCGCCCCTGGTGCTGCTTCGGGACACCGGCCCGCTTCCCGGCGACAAGCTCAAACACACCATGTGGCGGAAGGGCATGCGCATGGTCGTGGAGGGCGGCACCGGAGAGGGCGACGACCAGTGGATCCGGGCCGAGGACCTGGCGAACGAGCCCGGCGGGATGATCACCGCCCTGCCCTACGCCGAACCCACCGAGGAGCACCCGGAGGGCCTGAGCCTGGACGAGAAGGCGAAGGCCGTGGTCCTGCTGATCCGGATGCCCCAGGACTCCTGGGGCGAACGGATGAAGGAGGAGAACGGCAAACGACTCGACTGGACCCAGGACGGGATCGTCGCCTACTCCAAGATCTGCACCCATGTGGGCTGTCCCGCCGCGCTGTACGAGCGGGATACCCACCGGATTCTGTGCCCGTGCCACCAGTCGACGTTCGATGCCGCCAACGCCGCCGAGGTCGTTTTCGGACCAGCGCACCGCCCTCTACCCCAGCTACCGCTCTCGGTGGATGACGAGGGATACCTGGTCGCCGACGGTGACTTCGACACTGCGGTCGGACCGACCTTCTGGGACGCGGAGAGGGGTGAGTAG
- the qcrB gene encoding cytochrome bc1 complex cytochrome b subunit, giving the protein MSTSSQPPKGLRNVGNYIDDRFHLAKLGEKNLRKVFPNHWSFMLGEIALYSFIILLVTGVFLTLWFNPSMSETVYEGSYERMHGVHMSEAYASTLYIDFDVRGGFLMRQIHHWAALIFVAALVTHMLRVFFTGAFRKPREINWIIGVVIFMLAIVEGLFGYSLPDDLPSGMGVRILQGVILAIPVIGTYVMMFLFGGQFPGEDIIPRLYMLHILLIPGILLALIVAHIFILWHQKHTQYPGQGRTEKKVVGTPMFPGFAIKAGGFFFFVFAIVTGLSAFVQINPIHLFGPFTPTSITSGLQPDWYMGFMEGSLRIFPNWFDFSIAGYAVPTGVLVPGLVIPGAIFGALLLWPFVEQWISGDKRHHNVADRPRNAPVRTGLGVAGMVFYGLLWLAGANDVLAETFSISLYATTWFFRIFVIAGPIIGFIVTKRICLGLQLRDRETLEHGYESGNIQQLPSGEFVEVHRESSADTVSVLQSKKEAPAPAPTVDENGVESPAARGLKGRLRRALAHWYTKDNVSFEGVEPHSAHHGHGEGGSSEEETAASH; this is encoded by the coding sequence GTGAGTACGAGCTCCCAGCCGCCCAAAGGGCTGCGCAATGTCGGTAACTACATCGACGACCGGTTCCATTTGGCGAAGCTCGGGGAGAAGAACCTGCGCAAGGTCTTCCCGAACCACTGGTCGTTCATGCTGGGCGAGATCGCGCTGTACTCGTTCATCATCCTGCTCGTCACCGGGGTCTTTCTGACCCTGTGGTTCAACCCGAGCATGTCGGAGACCGTCTACGAGGGCTCCTACGAGCGCATGCACGGCGTCCACATGAGCGAGGCCTACGCCTCGACGCTCTACATCGACTTCGATGTACGCGGCGGGTTCCTCATGCGGCAGATCCACCACTGGGCGGCGCTGATCTTCGTCGCAGCCCTGGTGACACACATGCTCCGGGTCTTCTTCACCGGCGCGTTCCGCAAGCCCCGCGAGATCAACTGGATCATCGGCGTCGTGATCTTCATGCTCGCCATCGTGGAGGGACTCTTCGGTTACTCGCTTCCCGACGACCTCCCGTCCGGCATGGGTGTGCGGATCCTGCAGGGTGTGATCCTGGCGATCCCGGTCATCGGCACCTACGTGATGATGTTCCTCTTCGGGGGGCAGTTCCCGGGCGAGGACATCATCCCGCGGCTGTACATGCTGCACATCCTGCTCATCCCGGGGATCCTGCTGGCGCTGATCGTCGCCCACATATTCATCCTGTGGCACCAGAAGCACACCCAGTATCCGGGGCAGGGGCGAACGGAGAAGAAAGTCGTCGGGACACCGATGTTCCCCGGCTTCGCCATCAAGGCCGGAGGATTCTTCTTCTTCGTGTTCGCCATTGTCACCGGTCTCAGCGCGTTCGTGCAGATCAACCCGATCCACCTGTTCGGGCCGTTCACCCCGACATCCATCACATCGGGCCTGCAGCCCGACTGGTACATGGGCTTCATGGAGGGGTCGCTCCGGATCTTCCCGAACTGGTTCGACTTCAGCATCGCCGGGTACGCGGTACCGACCGGTGTCCTGGTCCCGGGGCTCGTCATCCCCGGCGCCATCTTCGGCGCTCTGCTGCTGTGGCCGTTCGTGGAGCAGTGGATCAGCGGCGACAAGCGTCACCACAACGTGGCCGACCGCCCGCGCAACGCCCCGGTCCGCACGGGCCTCGGCGTGGCCGGCATGGTCTTCTACGGCCTGCTGTGGTTGGCGGGCGCCAACGACGTGCTCGCCGAGACGTTCTCCATCAGCCTGTACGCGACGACGTGGTTCTTCCGGATCTTCGTCATCGCGGGGCCGATCATCGGGTTCATCGTCACGAAACGCATCTGTCTGGGGCTGCAGCTCCGGGACCGTGAGACTCTGGAGCACGGTTACGAGAGCGGCAACATCCAGCAGCTCCCCAGCGGGGAGTTCGTCGAGGTGCACCGGGAGTCCTCCGCGGACACGGTCAGCGTGCTGCAGAGCAAGAAGGAGGCACCCGCCCCGGCTCCCACGGTGGACGAGAACGGTGTCGAGTCCCCGGCCGCCCGCGGCCTCAAGGGACGGCTCCGTCGTGCGCTGGCCCACTGGTACACGAAGGACAACGTTTCCTTCGAGGGAGTCGAGCCGCACAGCGCCCACCACGGCCACGGCGAAGGGGGCTCCTCGGAGGAGGAGACCGCAGCCAGCCACTGA
- a CDS encoding L,D-transpeptidase: MKDSAFPTAHRRAGAGLAVLALGLTAACSGSGSEGADTAGAEGGSDPVTVKVLPEDGGSEVRPDVPVTVQADGGSITDVQVEQSGGADTGDGSDSAVDEVTGQLNDDKTEWVSEWNLKPGADVTVTATAENEDGEESEAVSEFSTVPAPQGQRLELVSNFPTSGETVGVGMPVIVNFDLPVENKKQVENSIEVSADEPTQGAWNWFGDDMAVFRPKEYWPSGTEVTVDMHLAGTEASEGVHGIENHRLNFEVGRKQVSTIDSDSHQMTVERDGEQIQKFPVSIGKANVEKYTTTSGTHLTMNKRRELTMDSSTTGVPVDSPEGYKLDVEYAVRFSNSGEFTHAAPWNSAALGEENTSHGCPNMSTEDAKWFYENSYQGDPLVVEGTDRELEVDNGWGYWQRSWDQWLENSATGEPDRTDEEGTPGSVHTTDE, encoded by the coding sequence GTGAAGGACAGCGCATTCCCAACGGCGCACCGCCGTGCGGGTGCGGGGCTGGCGGTGTTAGCCCTCGGCCTCACCGCCGCATGCTCCGGTTCCGGTTCCGAAGGTGCTGACACCGCGGGCGCGGAGGGGGGAAGCGACCCGGTCACGGTCAAGGTCCTTCCTGAGGACGGTGGTTCCGAAGTCCGTCCCGACGTCCCCGTCACGGTCCAGGCGGACGGGGGAAGCATCACCGACGTACAGGTGGAGCAGAGCGGCGGAGCCGACACCGGGGACGGGTCCGACTCCGCCGTCGACGAGGTCACCGGGCAGCTGAACGACGACAAGACCGAGTGGGTCAGCGAGTGGAACCTGAAGCCCGGTGCGGACGTCACGGTGACCGCCACCGCCGAGAACGAGGACGGTGAGGAGAGCGAGGCCGTCAGCGAGTTCAGCACCGTGCCGGCGCCCCAGGGGCAGCGGCTGGAGCTGGTGTCCAACTTCCCGACCAGCGGCGAGACCGTGGGTGTGGGAATGCCGGTCATCGTCAACTTCGACCTTCCGGTGGAGAACAAGAAGCAGGTGGAGAACTCCATCGAGGTGTCCGCTGACGAGCCGACCCAGGGTGCCTGGAACTGGTTCGGCGATGACATGGCCGTGTTCCGGCCCAAGGAGTACTGGCCCTCCGGAACGGAGGTGACCGTGGACATGCACCTGGCCGGGACCGAGGCCAGCGAGGGGGTCCACGGCATCGAGAACCACCGGCTCAACTTCGAGGTGGGGCGGAAGCAGGTCAGCACCATCGACAGCGACTCCCACCAGATGACGGTGGAGCGCGACGGTGAGCAGATCCAGAAGTTCCCGGTCAGCATCGGCAAGGCCAACGTGGAGAAGTACACCACCACCAGCGGTACGCACCTGACGATGAACAAACGCCGTGAGCTGACGATGGACTCCTCCACGACCGGGGTCCCCGTCGACAGTCCCGAGGGCTACAAGCTCGACGTGGAGTACGCGGTGCGCTTCTCCAACAGTGGCGAGTTCACCCACGCGGCCCCGTGGAACAGCGCGGCACTGGGCGAGGAGAACACGAGCCACGGCTGCCCCAACATGTCCACCGAGGACGCCAAGTGGTTCTACGAGAACAGCTACCAGGGTGACCCGCTCGTTGTGGAGGGGACCGACCGCGAGCTCGAGGTGGACAACGGCTGGGGCTACTGGCAGCGCTCGTGGGACCAGTGGCTGGAGAACAGCGCGACGGGCGAGCCCGACAGGACCGACGAGGAGGGGACCCCCGGCTCGGTGCACACCACCGACGAGTAG
- a CDS encoding cytochrome c oxidase subunit 4 gives MKMQAYMFMGVSTFFGLVAALYAYWAWVSEGSVEWTGTVALIVAIAFGWMVGFWIWQSARRSEHHHGPPPEERLDGEIAENAGDYGFFSPHSWWPLFVAMAVAFTAVGVAIGWWMVFIGGFALMLTVIGWVFEYYRHEFEH, from the coding sequence ATGAAGATGCAGGCATACATGTTTATGGGTGTCTCGACCTTCTTCGGTCTGGTCGCGGCACTGTACGCCTACTGGGCGTGGGTCTCCGAAGGAAGCGTCGAATGGACCGGGACGGTCGCGCTGATCGTCGCGATCGCCTTCGGGTGGATGGTCGGTTTCTGGATCTGGCAGTCGGCACGCCGTAGCGAACACCACCACGGTCCTCCGCCAGAGGAGCGACTCGACGGGGAGATCGCCGAGAACGCCGGAGACTACGGCTTCTTCAGCCCGCACAGCTGGTGGCCGCTGTTCGTCGCCATGGCGGTCGCGTTCACCGCCGTCGGGGTGGCGATCGGCTGGTGGATGGTGTTCATCGGCGGTTTCGCACTGATGCTGACCGTCATCGGCTGGGTCTTCGAGTACTACCGCCACGAGTTCGAGCACTAG